The following proteins are co-located in the Citrobacter freundii ATCC 8090 = MTCC 1658 = NBRC 12681 genome:
- the mnmC gene encoding bifunctional tRNA (5-methylaminomethyl-2-thiouridine)(34)-methyltransferase MnmD/FAD-dependent 5-carboxymethylaminomethyl-2-thiouridine(34) oxidoreductase MnmC, which yields MKQYAIQPANLEFNAEGTPVSRDFDDVYFSNDNGLEETRYVFLGGNHLAQRFPAHSRPLFVVAESGFGTGLNFLTLWQAFAEFRDTHPDATLERLHFISFEKFPLTREDLTLAHQHWPELAPWATALQEQWPLPLAGCHRLLLDEGRVTLDLWFGDINELTSKLDDSLNQKVDAWFLDGFAPAKNPDMWTPTLFNAMARLARPGGTLATFTSAGFVRRGLQEAGFTMQKCKGFGRKREMLCGVMDKTLALPSSAPWFARTGTDKREAAIIGGGIASALLSLALLRRGWQVTLYCADAKPAEGASGNRQGALYPLLSKHDAAINLFFPTAFTFARRLYDALPVEFAHDWCGVTQLAWDEKSQQKIDQMLSLELPDALAVGVDAEQVLQTTGVKTGCGGIQYPAGGWLCPAQLTAAVFDYAATLGLRTRYQHTLASLSRQTENWKLAFANGATATHAAVVLANGHRINSVEQTQLLPVYSVGGQVSHIPTTPSLSALRQVLCYDGYLTPHNPQNQQHCIGASYHRGSEETVYRADDQQQNRQRLIDCFPNAAWAKEVDVSGNAARCGVRCATRDHMPMVGNVADYDATLSQYATLAEDREHAVNAPVYSDLFMLGALGSRGLCTAPLCAEILASQMSDEPIPMDASTLAALNPNRLWVRKLLKGKAVK from the coding sequence GTGAAACAATACGCTATACAACCTGCCAACCTTGAATTCAACGCTGAGGGTACACCTGTTTCCCGAGATTTTGACGATGTCTATTTTTCTAATGATAACGGGCTGGAAGAGACACGTTACGTCTTTCTCGGCGGGAATCATCTCGCCCAGCGATTCCCTGCACATTCACGTCCCCTCTTCGTAGTAGCAGAAAGTGGGTTTGGCACCGGACTTAACTTCCTGACACTCTGGCAGGCGTTTGCCGAATTCCGCGATACCCACCCTGACGCTACCCTGGAAAGATTACATTTCATCAGTTTTGAAAAATTTCCGCTGACGCGTGAAGATCTGACCTTAGCCCATCAGCACTGGCCAGAACTTGCCCCGTGGGCCACGGCGCTGCAAGAGCAATGGCCGCTGCCGCTGGCGGGATGCCATCGCCTGCTCCTTGATGAAGGACGCGTCACGCTGGATCTGTGGTTTGGCGATATTAACGAACTGACCAGCAAGCTGGATGACTCCCTGAATCAAAAAGTGGATGCCTGGTTTCTGGACGGTTTCGCGCCGGCAAAAAATCCGGATATGTGGACGCCAACGCTGTTTAACGCAATGGCCCGTCTGGCTCGCCCCGGCGGCACGCTGGCGACCTTCACCTCAGCAGGCTTTGTGCGTCGGGGATTGCAGGAAGCCGGGTTTACGATGCAAAAATGCAAAGGCTTTGGTCGCAAACGAGAAATGCTTTGTGGCGTAATGGATAAGACGCTGGCGCTCCCCTCCTCGGCACCCTGGTTTGCACGTACCGGAACAGATAAACGCGAAGCCGCCATTATTGGCGGGGGGATTGCCAGCGCATTGCTGTCGCTGGCACTCCTGCGCCGTGGCTGGCAGGTCACGCTCTATTGCGCAGACGCGAAACCAGCCGAAGGCGCATCAGGCAATCGCCAGGGCGCTCTTTATCCGCTACTGAGCAAGCATGACGCGGCCATTAATCTCTTTTTCCCCACCGCGTTTACCTTCGCTCGCCGGCTGTATGACGCCCTCCCCGTTGAGTTCGCGCATGACTGGTGCGGCGTGACGCAACTGGCGTGGGATGAGAAAAGCCAGCAAAAAATCGACCAAATGTTGTCCCTTGAATTGCCCGATGCGCTCGCCGTCGGGGTTGACGCAGAGCAGGTTTTACAAACGACCGGCGTAAAAACCGGATGCGGCGGGATTCAGTACCCCGCCGGAGGATGGCTGTGTCCGGCACAGTTAACCGCCGCCGTATTCGACTATGCCGCAACGCTGGGATTACGCACCCGGTATCAACATACGCTGGCCTCACTGTCTCGACAGACAGAAAACTGGAAATTGGCGTTTGCCAATGGAGCAACCGCCACTCACGCTGCGGTAGTGCTGGCTAACGGGCATCGCATTAACAGCGTTGAACAGACGCAGTTGCTACCGGTGTACTCCGTAGGCGGTCAGGTGAGTCACATTCCTACTACGCCTTCGCTTTCAGCGCTGCGTCAGGTGCTGTGCTATGACGGCTACCTCACGCCGCACAACCCGCAAAATCAGCAGCACTGCATTGGCGCCAGTTATCATCGCGGAAGTGAAGAAACGGTGTATCGTGCTGACGATCAGCAGCAAAACCGTCAGCGCTTAATAGATTGTTTCCCGAATGCCGCGTGGGCAAAAGAAGTAGACGTTAGTGGCAATGCCGCCCGTTGTGGAGTGCGCTGCGCCACGCGCGATCACATGCCGATGGTCGGCAACGTCGCGGATTATGACGCCACGCTCAGCCAGTATGCCACTCTTGCCGAAGACAGAGAGCACGCCGTAAACGCCCCGGTTTATTCCGATTTATTTATGTTGGGTGCGCTGGGCTCGCGCGGGCTGTGTACTGCCCCGCTGTGTGCAGAAATTCTGGCATCGCAAATGAGCGATGAACCTATCCCTATGGATGCCAGCACGCTGGCTGCGCTGAATCCGAATCGTCTGTGGGTAAGGAAGTTATTGAAGGGTAAAGCGGTGAAATAA
- a CDS encoding YfcL family protein codes for MIAEFESRILALIDDMVEHASDDELFASGYLRGHLTLAVAELDAGEDHSAEALYANVTSSLEKAISAGELSPRDQALVKEMWDTLFQKATQ; via the coding sequence ATGATCGCGGAGTTTGAATCACGCATTCTGGCATTAATCGACGATATGGTAGAGCACGCCAGCGATGATGAGTTGTTTGCCAGTGGCTATTTGCGTGGACACCTGACGCTGGCTGTGGCTGAGTTGGATGCTGGCGAGGACCATTCCGCTGAGGCATTGTACGCCAATGTGACCAGCAGCCTGGAAAAAGCCATCAGCGCAGGCGAACTCTCGCCGCGTGACCAGGCGTTAGTGAAAGAGATGTGGGACACTTTATTTCAAAAGGCAACGCAATAA
- a CDS encoding elongation factor P hydroxylase, with protein MNNTHHYEQLIEIFNGCFADEFNTRLIKGDDEPIYLPADAELPYHRIVFAHGYYASALHEISHWCIAGKARRELVDFGYWYCPDGRDAKTQCQFEDVEVKPQAFDWLFCMAAGYPFNVSCDNLEGDFEPDRVVFQRRVHAQVMEYLEKGIPERPARFINALQNYYHTPELTAEQFPWPEALN; from the coding sequence ATGAATAATACGCACCACTACGAACAGTTAATTGAGATTTTTAACGGCTGCTTTGCCGATGAATTTAATACCCGTCTGATTAAAGGCGACGACGAACCGATCTATCTTCCTGCGGATGCGGAATTACCGTATCACCGTATCGTTTTTGCGCATGGTTATTACGCCAGTGCGTTACACGAAATTTCACACTGGTGCATCGCCGGTAAAGCTCGTCGTGAGCTGGTCGATTTTGGTTACTGGTACTGCCCGGACGGACGCGACGCGAAGACACAATGCCAGTTTGAAGATGTGGAAGTGAAGCCGCAGGCGTTTGACTGGTTGTTTTGCATGGCGGCGGGGTACCCGTTTAACGTCAGTTGCGACAACCTCGAAGGGGACTTTGAACCGGACCGCGTGGTATTCCAGCGCCGTGTTCATGCTCAGGTAATGGAGTACCTGGAAAAGGGGATCCCTGAACGTCCGGCGCGTTTTATTAACGCGTTACAGAATTATTATCACACGCCTGAACTTACGGCGGAACAATTCCCGTGGCCCGAAGCGCTCAACTGA
- a CDS encoding sulfite exporter TauE/SafE family protein, translating to MDHFASLFMVSPLLLGVLFFVAMLAGFIDSLAGGGGLLTIPALMAAGMPPAQALATNKLQACGGSISSSLYFIRRGVVNLADQKLNIFMTFVGSMSGALLVQHVQSDVLRQILPVLVICIGLYFLLMPKVGEEDRQRRLHGLPFALVAGGCVGFYDGFFGPAAGSFYALAFVMLCGYNLAKSTAHAKVLNATSNIGGLLLFALGGKVIWATGFVMLIGQFIGARMGSRLVLSKGQKLIRPMIVIVSAVMSAKLLYDNHGQEILHWLGMN from the coding sequence ATGGATCATTTTGCCTCTCTGTTTATGGTGTCGCCACTGCTGTTAGGTGTGCTTTTTTTTGTGGCGATGCTGGCAGGTTTTATTGATTCTCTGGCCGGAGGCGGTGGTCTACTCACCATCCCGGCATTGATGGCGGCCGGGATGCCACCAGCGCAAGCGCTGGCGACCAATAAGTTGCAAGCCTGCGGGGGATCTATCTCTTCCTCCCTCTATTTTATTCGTCGTGGCGTGGTTAATCTGGCGGATCAGAAGCTCAATATCTTCATGACGTTTGTCGGATCAATGAGCGGGGCGCTATTGGTTCAGCACGTGCAGTCAGATGTTCTGCGCCAGATCCTGCCGGTTCTGGTTATCTGTATTGGCCTTTACTTTCTGTTGATGCCGAAAGTGGGGGAAGAGGACCGACAGCGTCGATTGCACGGTTTACCTTTCGCGCTGGTGGCGGGAGGCTGCGTCGGTTTTTACGATGGCTTTTTTGGTCCGGCGGCAGGGTCGTTCTACGCGCTGGCCTTTGTCATGCTGTGCGGATACAACCTGGCGAAATCGACGGCCCACGCCAAAGTATTAAATGCCACATCGAATATCGGTGGGTTGTTGTTGTTTGCCCTCGGCGGCAAAGTGATTTGGGCGACAGGTTTTGTGATGCTCATTGGCCAGTTTATTGGCGCACGGATGGGCTCTCGACTGGTGCTCAGCAAAGGACAAAAACTCATTCGGCCAATGATCGTTATTGTCTCCGCCGTGATGAGCGCCAAGCTACTTTATGATAATCATGGACAGGAGATTCTCCACTGGCTGGGGATGAATTAA
- the mepA gene encoding penicillin-insensitive murein endopeptidase, translating to MKKTALAALALFASTACLAATPWQKITHPVAGSAQSIGAFSNGCIVGADTLPVQSEHYQVMRTDQRRYFGHPDLVRFIQRLSNQANSQGLGTVLIGDMGMPAGGRFNGGHASHQTGLDVDIFLQLPKTRWTQSQLLRPQALDLVSQDGKCVVPSLWKPEIFSLVRLAAKDNEVTRIFVNPAIKQQLCLDAGTDRDWLRKVRPWFQHRAHMHVRLRCPADSLECEDQPLPPPGDGCGAELQSWFEPPKPGTTKPEKKTPPPLPPSCQALLDEHVL from the coding sequence ATGAAAAAAACGGCACTTGCGGCGCTGGCTCTGTTTGCCAGTACCGCCTGTCTGGCGGCGACGCCCTGGCAGAAAATTACCCATCCGGTTGCGGGCAGCGCGCAGTCTATCGGCGCGTTTTCCAATGGCTGTATTGTTGGCGCAGATACGCTGCCTGTACAGTCAGAACATTATCAGGTGATGCGCACCGATCAGCGTCGTTACTTTGGCCATCCGGATCTGGTGAGGTTTATCCAGCGTCTGAGTAATCAGGCTAATAGTCAGGGGCTAGGCACGGTGTTAATCGGCGATATGGGTATGCCGGCCGGTGGGCGATTCAATGGCGGTCACGCCAGCCACCAGACGGGACTGGATGTGGATATTTTCCTGCAACTGCCGAAAACGCGCTGGACCCAGTCGCAACTGCTGCGGCCGCAGGCGTTAGATCTGGTCTCACAGGACGGCAAATGTGTTGTGCCATCACTGTGGAAACCGGAGATTTTTAGCCTGGTAAGGCTGGCTGCAAAAGATAATGAAGTAACGCGTATTTTCGTGAATCCGGCGATTAAGCAACAACTTTGTCTGGATGCAGGGACCGACAGGGACTGGTTGCGTAAAGTGCGGCCATGGTTCCAGCATCGTGCGCATATGCACGTGCGGTTACGTTGCCCTGCCGACAGCCTTGAGTGCGAAGATCAACCGTTACCGCCACCGGGTGACGGCTGTGGCGCAGAGCTGCAAAGCTGGTTCGAACCTCCAAAACCTGGAACCACCAAGCCTGAGAAGAAGACACCGCCGCCGTTGCCGCCTTCCTGCCAGGCGCTACTGGACGAGCATGTACTCTAA
- the aroC gene encoding chorismate synthase yields MAGNTIGQLFRVTTFGESHGLALGCIVDGVPPGISLTEADLQHDLDRRRPGTSRYTTQRREPDQVKILSGVFEGVTTGTSIGLLIENTDQRSQDYGAIKDVFRPGHADYTYEQKYGLRDYRGGGRSSARETAMRVAAGAIAKKYLAEKFGVEIRGCLTQMGDIPLEIKDWSQVELNPFFCPDPDKLEALDELMRGLKKEGDSIGAKVTVVASGVPAGLGEPVFDRLDADIAHALMSINAVKGVEIGDGFDVVALRGSQNRDEITKEGFQSNHAGGILGGISSGQQIIAHMALKPTSSITVPGRTINRFGEEVEMITKGRHDPCVGIRAVPIAEAMLAIVLMDHLLRQRAQNADVKTDIPRW; encoded by the coding sequence ATGGCAGGAAACACAATTGGGCAACTCTTTCGCGTAACCACTTTCGGCGAATCACACGGGCTGGCGCTCGGTTGTATTGTCGATGGTGTTCCGCCGGGCATTTCTCTGACAGAAGCTGACCTGCAGCACGATCTCGACAGACGGCGTCCAGGCACATCGCGCTACACTACGCAGCGTCGTGAGCCGGATCAGGTGAAAATCCTCTCCGGGGTGTTCGAGGGCGTTACCACTGGCACCAGCATTGGCCTGCTGATCGAAAATACCGATCAGCGTTCACAGGATTACGGCGCGATTAAGGACGTTTTTCGTCCAGGACACGCCGACTATACCTATGAGCAGAAATATGGCCTGCGCGACTACCGTGGTGGCGGGCGTTCGTCCGCACGTGAAACAGCGATGCGCGTGGCGGCCGGAGCGATTGCCAAAAAATATCTGGCGGAAAAGTTCGGCGTTGAGATTCGCGGTTGCCTGACGCAGATGGGTGATATTCCTTTGGAGATCAAAGACTGGTCCCAGGTGGAACTTAACCCGTTCTTTTGTCCGGACCCGGATAAACTCGAAGCGCTGGACGAACTGATGCGCGGGCTGAAGAAAGAGGGCGACTCCATCGGGGCGAAGGTGACCGTTGTTGCAAGCGGTGTGCCTGCGGGTCTTGGCGAACCTGTATTCGACCGCCTGGATGCCGACATCGCCCATGCGCTGATGAGCATTAACGCCGTTAAGGGCGTTGAGATTGGCGACGGATTTGACGTTGTTGCGCTGCGTGGCAGCCAGAACCGAGATGAAATCACCAAAGAAGGTTTCCAGAGTAACCATGCGGGCGGCATTCTGGGTGGGATCAGCAGCGGGCAACAAATCATTGCTCATATGGCGCTGAAACCGACGTCCAGTATTACCGTTCCAGGGCGCACCATTAACCGCTTTGGTGAAGAAGTCGAAATGATCACTAAAGGTCGTCACGATCCGTGCGTTGGGATCCGCGCCGTACCGATCGCCGAGGCGATGCTGGCGATCGTATTGATGGATCACCTGCTGCGTCAGCGGGCGCAAAATGCGGACGTGAAGACCGATATTCCACGCTGGTAA
- the prmB gene encoding 50S ribosomal protein L3 N(5)-glutamine methyltransferase: protein MDKIFVDEAVSELHTIQDMLRWAVSRFSAANIWYGHGTDNPWDEAVQLVLPSLYLPLDIPEDMRTARLTSSERHRIVERVIRRVNERIPVAYLTNKAWFCGHEFYVDERVLVPRSPIGELINNRFAGLINEQPQHILDMCTGSGCIAIACAYAFPEAEVDAVDISTDALAVTEHNIEEHGLIHHVTPIRSDLFRDLLKVQYDLIVTNPPYVDAEDMSDLPNEYRHEPELGLASGSDGLKLTRRILGNAPDYLSDNGILICEVGNSMVHLIEQYPDVPFTWLEFDNGGDGVFMLTKEQLVAAREHFSIYKD, encoded by the coding sequence GTGGATAAAATTTTCGTCGATGAAGCAGTGAGTGAACTGCATACCATTCAGGACATGTTGCGTTGGGCGGTCAGCCGTTTTAGCGCGGCGAACATCTGGTATGGCCATGGCACGGATAACCCATGGGACGAGGCCGTACAACTGGTGCTGCCGTCACTTTATTTGCCGTTGGATATTCCGGAAGACATGCGTACAGCGCGTCTGACCTCCAGCGAGCGTCATCGTATTGTTGAACGCGTGATTCGCCGCGTCAACGAGCGCATTCCGGTTGCTTATCTGACCAACAAAGCCTGGTTCTGCGGGCATGAGTTTTATGTTGATGAACGCGTGCTGGTTCCGCGTTCACCGATTGGCGAGCTTATCAATAACCGCTTTGCGGGCCTTATTAATGAGCAGCCGCAGCATATCCTCGATATGTGTACCGGCAGCGGTTGTATTGCCATTGCCTGCGCGTATGCCTTCCCGGAAGCCGAAGTTGATGCGGTGGATATCTCCACTGACGCGCTGGCGGTGACCGAACACAATATTGAAGAACACGGCCTGATCCATCACGTCACGCCGATCCGTTCCGATCTGTTCCGCGATCTGCTGAAAGTCCAGTATGACCTGATTGTGACCAACCCGCCGTATGTCGATGCGGAAGATATGTCCGATCTGCCAAACGAATATCGTCACGAACCTGAGCTGGGTCTGGCGTCCGGCAGTGATGGGCTGAAACTTACCCGCCGCATTCTGGGGAACGCCCCAGACTACCTGTCAGATAACGGTATTCTGATTTGTGAAGTCGGAAACAGCATGGTACATCTGATAGAGCAATATCCGGATGTACCGTTCACCTGGCTGGAGTTCGACAACGGCGGTGACGGCGTATTCATGCTGACCAAAGAGCAGTTAGTTGCTGCTCGTGAGCACTTCAGCATTTATAAAGACTAA
- the smrB gene encoding endonuclease SmrB — MKKKTSLSEEDQTLFRQLMTGTRKIKQDTIVHRPPRKKIAEVPVKRLLQEQADASHYFSDEFQPLLNTDGPVRYLRADVSHFELKKMRRGDYSPELFLDLHGLTQQQAKQELGALIAACRREHVFCACVMHGHGKHILKQQTPLWLAQHPHVMAFHQAPKEYGGDAALLVLIEVEEWLPPELP; from the coding sequence ATGAAAAAGAAAACATCGCTCAGCGAGGAGGATCAGACGCTGTTTCGCCAGCTGATGACCGGCACGCGTAAAATTAAACAGGACACCATTGTTCACCGACCTCCACGTAAAAAAATTGCCGAGGTTCCGGTTAAAAGACTGCTACAGGAGCAGGCTGATGCCAGCCACTATTTCTCGGATGAGTTTCAGCCGCTGCTGAATACGGACGGCCCGGTAAGATACCTGCGTGCCGACGTCAGCCATTTCGAACTGAAGAAAATGCGCCGTGGCGATTACTCTCCGGAGCTGTTTCTCGATCTGCATGGGCTGACCCAGCAGCAGGCCAAACAAGAGTTAGGCGCGCTGATTGCCGCCTGTCGTCGTGAGCATGTATTTTGCGCCTGCGTGATGCATGGCCACGGAAAACATATTTTGAAACAGCAAACGCCGCTTTGGCTGGCCCAGCATCCGCACGTGATGGCTTTTCATCAGGCACCGAAAGAGTACGGTGGCGACGCCGCGCTGCTGGTGCTAATTGAAGTAGAAGAGTGGCTACCGCCCGAACTTCCGTGA
- the sixA gene encoding phosphohistidine phosphatase SixA: MQVFIMRHGDAALDAASDSVRPLTSCGCDESRLMANWLKGQKVDIERVLVSPFLRAEQTLDVVGECMNLPTGVDVLLELTPCGDVGLVSAYLQALANEGIATALVISHLPLVGYLVSELCPGETPPMFTTSAIASVTLDESGKGTFNWQMSPCNLKMAKAI, encoded by the coding sequence ATGCAAGTTTTTATCATGCGTCACGGCGACGCGGCCCTCGATGCCGCCAGTGATTCGGTTCGTCCCTTAACTTCCTGTGGTTGTGACGAATCTCGCCTGATGGCGAACTGGCTGAAAGGTCAAAAAGTGGATATCGAACGTGTTCTGGTGAGCCCGTTCCTACGAGCCGAACAAACGCTGGATGTGGTGGGGGAGTGTATGAACCTGCCAACCGGTGTGGATGTTTTGCTGGAGTTGACTCCTTGCGGCGATGTCGGTCTGGTCAGTGCCTATTTACAGGCTCTGGCCAATGAAGGTATCGCCACGGCACTGGTTATCTCTCACTTGCCTTTAGTGGGGTATCTGGTGTCTGAGCTTTGCCCAGGTGAAACACCGCCGATGTTTACCACATCAGCGATTGCCAGCGTAACGCTTGATGAGAGCGGGAAGGGGACTTTTAACTGGCAGATGAGCCCGTGTAACCTGAAAATGGCAAAAGCGATTTAA
- the fadJ gene encoding fatty acid oxidation complex subunit alpha FadJ, whose product MEMTSAFTLNLRLDNVAVVTIDVPGEKMNTLKAEFASQVRAILKQIRDNKALRGVVFISAKPDNFIAGADINMIGSCRSAQEAETLARQGQQMMAEINALPIPVIAAIHGACLGGGLEMALACHNRICTDDAKTVLGLPEVQLGLLPGSGGTQRLPRLIGVSTALDMILTGKQLRAKQALKVGLVDEVVPHSILLEAAVELAKKDSSAQRTLPVRERVLAGPLGRALLFRMASKKTAQKTQGNYPATERILEVIETGLAQGSSSGYDAEARAFGELAMTSQSQALRHIFFANTDVKKDPGSDAKPGPLNSVGVLGGGLMGGGIAYVTACKGGLPVRIKDINAKGINHALKYSWDQLETKVRRRHIKASERDKQLALISGSIDYRGFAHRDLIIEAVFEDLSLKQRMVAEVEQNCAPHTVFASNTSSLPIGDIAANATRPEQVIGLHFFSPVEKMPLVEVIPHATTSEQTIATTVKLAKKQGKTPIVVRDKAGFYVNRILAPYINEAIRMLTEGERVETIDAALVKFGFPVGPIQLLDEVGIDTGTKIIPVLEAAYGERFSAPANVVASILNDDRKGRKNGRGFYLYGVKGRKSKKQVDPAIYTLIGVQGQGRLTAAQVAERCVMLMLNEAARCFDEKIVRSARDGDIGAVFGIGFPPFLGGPFRYMDSLGAGEVVATLQRLTTQYGSRFAPCEQLLQMAAHSEKFWNIGETDLNS is encoded by the coding sequence ATGGAAATGACATCGGCTTTTACACTAAACTTACGTCTGGATAACGTTGCTGTTGTCACCATTGATGTGCCCGGAGAGAAAATGAACACCCTGAAAGCAGAGTTTGCTTCTCAGGTGCGGGCCATTCTGAAACAAATCCGCGACAACAAAGCATTGCGTGGTGTGGTGTTTATTTCGGCTAAACCCGATAACTTCATTGCCGGGGCGGATATCAACATGATTGGTAGCTGTCGCAGCGCGCAGGAAGCCGAAACGCTGGCCCGTCAGGGGCAGCAGATGATGGCGGAAATTAATGCTTTACCGATCCCGGTTATCGCCGCGATTCATGGTGCATGCCTCGGCGGTGGCCTGGAGATGGCGCTGGCGTGCCACAACCGTATTTGTACCGATGATGCTAAAACCGTACTGGGTTTACCGGAAGTACAACTTGGCTTGTTGCCCGGCTCCGGTGGTACGCAGCGGCTGCCGCGCCTGATTGGCGTCAGTACCGCACTGGATATGATCCTCACCGGAAAACAATTACGCGCAAAACAGGCGCTGAAAGTTGGTTTAGTGGATGAAGTTGTACCGCATTCCATTTTGCTGGAAGCGGCCGTTGAACTGGCTAAAAAGGACAGTTCTGCGCAACGAACACTGCCCGTAAGAGAGCGAGTGTTGGCGGGGCCGCTGGGGCGGGCGCTGTTGTTCCGCATGGCCAGTAAAAAGACGGCGCAAAAAACGCAAGGTAACTACCCTGCAACAGAACGTATCCTTGAGGTCATCGAAACCGGGCTAGCGCAAGGCAGCAGTAGTGGTTACGACGCGGAGGCCCGCGCGTTTGGTGAGCTGGCGATGACATCCCAGTCTCAGGCGCTACGGCACATCTTTTTTGCCAACACCGACGTGAAAAAGGATCCGGGAAGTGATGCGAAACCTGGCCCGCTAAACAGTGTAGGTGTTTTGGGCGGCGGTCTGATGGGCGGCGGTATTGCCTACGTGACGGCCTGTAAAGGTGGCTTGCCTGTGCGCATCAAAGATATAAACGCTAAGGGAATCAACCATGCGCTGAAGTATAGCTGGGATCAGCTTGAAACGAAGGTTCGTCGCCGTCATATCAAAGCCAGCGAACGCGATAAACAACTGGCGCTGATTTCGGGATCGATCGACTACCGTGGCTTTGCGCATCGCGATTTGATTATTGAAGCCGTGTTTGAAGATCTGTCGCTAAAACAACGGATGGTGGCAGAAGTTGAGCAAAATTGCGCACCTCATACCGTTTTTGCTTCTAACACCTCATCTTTGCCCATTGGCGATATTGCTGCGAATGCTACCAGGCCTGAACAAGTGATTGGTTTACACTTTTTTAGTCCGGTGGAAAAAATGCCGTTGGTCGAAGTGATCCCACATGCCACGACCTCCGAGCAGACGATTGCAACTACCGTTAAGTTAGCGAAAAAACAGGGCAAAACGCCGATAGTGGTCAGAGATAAGGCCGGCTTTTACGTTAACCGCATTTTAGCGCCTTACATTAACGAAGCGATTCGTATGTTGACCGAGGGCGAGCGGGTCGAAACCATAGACGCCGCGCTGGTTAAGTTTGGTTTTCCAGTTGGGCCAATCCAACTTTTGGATGAGGTCGGAATTGATACGGGCACTAAAATTATACCAGTGCTTGAGGCTGCATATGGAGAACGTTTTAGCGCGCCTGCAAATGTTGTTGCTTCAATTTTGAATGACGATCGCAAAGGTAGAAAAAATGGTCGGGGTTTCTATCTTTATGGTGTGAAAGGGCGTAAAAGCAAAAAACAGGTCGACCCTGCAATTTATACGCTTATTGGCGTTCAGGGTCAGGGCCGACTTACCGCTGCACAGGTAGCAGAGCGGTGCGTCATGTTAATGCTCAATGAAGCTGCTCGTTGTTTCGACGAGAAGATAGTCCGTAGCGCACGTGATGGCGACATCGGCGCTGTATTTGGTATTGGTTTTCCGCCATTCCTCGGCGGCCCGTTCCGGTATATGGATTCACTTGGCGCGGGAGAAGTGGTTGCGACTCTGCAACGGCTGACCACGCAATACGGCTCGCGGTTTGCGCCGTGTGAACAGTTATTGCAGATGGCGGCACACAGTGAAAAATTCTGGAATATTGGGGAAACTGACCTGAATTCATGA